The sequence below is a genomic window from Lolium perenne isolate Kyuss_39 chromosome 4, Kyuss_2.0, whole genome shotgun sequence.
CATCATTGCAATAGAAACAAGAGTTCCCTGGTATCAGAATGCAAAACTAATAATCTTCACCTTGTTGGTGAAGACATGGATGATGCCAAGACACAGGTTCCTGAGCCTGCAAACAGGAGATGCGAGCGCAATATGTCAGAGCAGCATACCGAAAACCCTTGAACTTATCCAGAAGGGAAAAAAAAGTAACACATACTCGGATTAGCATTGGCAAGCATCGCTGCGCCCCCAAAGTTGCAGCTGGTGGGTGCAGGGTTTTTCTGGTAGTAGCTGTTGAAGGCGTATGACGCATGGGCTTCCAGGGTATTTGGATAATAGCAGCTCCCCGATGGCTGTATCGGTGAGCAATCAGCTCCACCGATGCCGCACGCGTAGTCCAGTGCATCCTGGAGCGCTGCTTTGGCTGAGCCGGCCTTGGCCACACACCAGGATTGCTGCCCTGACGCAGCCGGAGCTGTGACTGGAGTGGTAACTGGAACAGTAGGTGGTGTACTGCCGATAGCTGGCACCATCGGATTTGCGGCTGGGTTTGTAAATGGTGCCGATGGAGGGAACGTTGACGGGGTGGTGACAGGATTGGTGACTGCTGGGGCGGCCGGTGCAGAGGTGGAAGGAGTTGGCAATGGTAATGTGGTAGTAGGGTCGGTTGAGGGGGCTGGGATAGGTGTGGGCAAAGGGTTTAAGGAAGGGATTGGGATGGTAGGGTTCGTGGATGGCACGGTGATGATTGTTGGTGCTGGGTTCGTGGATGGGACTGTGATCGGCATCGCCGGGTTGGTCACCTGAGCTGGATCCAAGTCATCATGGACAGTTGGTTTACCTGCAGTAGCATCAATTTGTTACTTGAGGTGACTGATTAGCAAGGAGTTTGTACCTCTCATGTCAGCAATAGGACTAAATAGGCAACCAAGTACTGTAAGAGAGATGCTTATGGTCAAAGTGGAGATATGCAGCCTCAGAAAAGAAATTATCCTTTGCATGGATGTTTTCTTCTCTTGTAAAGACGATTAGTGGTACGAAAAAAGGAATAGGCCGGGTTTAgagtttagacatgaaggatgcaTGCATCCCAGCATGTCTGCTGCTGTTCCCCCAATATGAAGCACACAGAAACCAGCAAAATTAACCTCTCTCCCAGATCGAGATGCAAAGATCACCTCAATGATGATGTACCTACCTAGCAGCTCCATACATGGAGTAAGATTTGCGTGCAGGTTAAAGGGGATTTGGGTTTCCGATTACTCGTCATGTTTGTCTATTGAAGAAATACTAGTGTCGTGCAGCTGCAGCCTGCAGGCAGGAGAGCAGAACACAGAAAAGTAGCATGCCGCAGTGCGCATTTCTAATCTAAACCTGCGCGTACTGCTACTAGTAGAGATGAGCCGCCGGGGCGGGGATCTGAACAGGAATTAGTGGCAGGGGATTGCACCGAGACAGCAGTAGGTGTTAGCTGGAGAAAGTACCTGAGACTGAGGCTGAGGCTGAGGGGAGCTCGAGGAAGAGGAGGGAGCAAGcgcggagcaggaggaggaggcggaagcGGACCACCATTGTCGCCGGCGCCCGCTCCGCAGCTGAACGAGCAAGAAATGGGTCGCCGCCGCAGCGTGTGTTGTTTCTTTGGGGGCGGCCCGAGGGAAAAGGTGGTGGACGCCTggacggtggtggaggtggtagcAGAAAGCACGGGAGAGTGATGGGGAAAAGAACAAGGAACATTGCCGAGAGTGAAAGCACACACTCTCTCACTGTCTGTGGGACCATCTGGAATCGGATGGAATGGAATACAATACTCGTAGTAATCTTATCTTATCTACCCTGAGCAGCAGGGAAGAATGTTGTTAACTCATCATTCTGCCTCAGTGGTAAACAAAAGACTTGGAATATATTCGGCAGTACACCTTTTCTTTTAAGTGATGACGCAGAGGTCGGTTATATACTCTCGGTTTGGAAAAGAAAAAAATGCACACATAAACCAGTTACGTGGATCAAGTTTAGTACTACCTCCGATTCAAATTAATTATCACAGATTTAGAAAAATGTTATACCTAGTTTGTCTAAGATTCAATAAACTTGCCATagctaatatgaatcagaggtagTGCCCCCCGGCTTCAAATTAAATGTCATAAGTTTTTCTCGAAAATGAGCAGATATACACACTAAAACGTCTCTAAATACATTCTTATCTATATCGTCAAATCTAACGAAGCTACAACATTTAATAATTTAAAATAGAGGAAGTACATCAACCTACAAAATGCAACCAACCAATCCATAAATTTAGCTTGCCCGATCATTTTAATCCAAATCATGCTGCCTAGGGCTAACGGATGTGTAACGAGCATGGGCCACTTCTGGAGCCTTGTCCAGCTTACTAACTTTGAATATAACCTCATGCTACGTCTTCGAAAGTTTCATTAGTCGGTTCTTCTCATCCGTTTTGCCTTTAATTTCTTCAAAGCATCTCAACCGACATGTTCCAAATAGACGTCAGCATCACCACCAGTATCTTATTGGCACGTTGGTAGGTGTTTTCTTGATTTAGGGAGTGTTGTCCCATACCGGCGCTCCAGATAGGAAACCCCCCAAAAAAATGAACAAACAAAGTTaaacaaattcaaatttcatTTAAATTTATATTTATATACAAAAGTTCAAATGAAATTTTAAACTAAAGTAAACCAAACCCTAGTATATTGGCCGTCGGTTGGTGTGCGCGACAAgcctgcctcgtcgtcgttcttCCCCTTTATCGTCGCCTCCCGCACCCGCATGTCCGCCCTTGTTTCGCACATCTGGCGGTGCAACATCGTTGCATGTGTCGCCGAAATTTCTCGACGACGCTGGGTCTTCAGTGCCACCCGCCACTGGCGGGATTTCTTTTTTTGGGCGCTTGCTCACTGTCGGCCGCCTCAACCTGGTTGGCGCTGAGCATTGAGCTCAAGCAGCCTCTACCGCTCGGCCATCATGAGGAGGCAGCGTTCCTCCTCGGTGGTCGCCCGCTCGCACGAGATCTCGAGGGCGCGCTTGAAGTTGGCGATTGTTCTCCTTAAGGACCTGCTCCCGGATCCTTCGGTAGCATTGGGCGTTGAAGGAGGCCAGGATCGCCACGTGCTCCAGGACGCCCTGGAACTGCTCCTCAGTGCCCCACTCCGTCTGCTCCTCCGCGACCTCAACATCACCGCGTCTGTGACGAACACCTCGTTCCACTCGTCGAACTTAGATTCATCGGAGAAGCCATCGAAATTGAAGTCCCGCAACTCGAGCTCATCGTTGGGCTGCGGAGGGACCACGGGCTCGGGCTTCTATGGCTCTGGTTGCGACGGTGGCTACGGCTTCGTGCGGCCGTTCCGGCCTAGCATCGAGTAGGTGGTGGCGAGCCGGCACGACATTGTTGGGAGTGTGGAGGGGAGTGTGGCTGAGGTGAGCGGAGAGGGCACACTAAATAGGAGGACATGATTGGTGTGTGCTCGGCTGTCCAATGCATCTCCGCGTGGGGTACCGGCGGGTTCATTAAAGACGGCAACCCACCGCGGAGCATTCGAGACGTCGCATTAAAGAGGGAGACGACAGTGGAACCGCTGCCATGTTGGTCCCGCCCCTGAAATCCGACGTGGCATGGGTGTCGACGCGCCTGTTCGGCGCCCTATGCGTAGGGGTAGACACAGGGTTACCGTCGTTTCTATTGAGCTTCAAAACTGGCCGACTAATTTTAAGGTGCGTTGGTGTGGTCTAAAAACAGCGTTGGATCCAAATAAGTGTATTTAAATCGTTATGAAACGTACCGTTGAAGATGCTCTTTGAGGACAAATGCAAAAGGAAAGAAAACTCGACATATTGATAAGGCACATTTCCGCATAAGTGTGGCCTACATAGACCGTATCAGCTCTCCGTGCCAACTCTAGAGTATCAATTGTCTTCTTTAGAACATGTCCAATGTTGGGCGCTTTTTTTTAGGGTAAAACATAATATATTAAGCTAGCAAGCCACCTCATTAAAACCTTTCAATCCTCTTTGGTACCTTGGTAAGGAAAAAAAATGCTTCTGAAACTTGTTGTTCGGGTTCAAAACAGAGTTACAAAAGAGATTACATCACTAAGCACATGATCCAAAAGATCATCTTCCCAAACTATAACTCTGGTTAGCATCAAAActaaatctagataaattatgggCTACCCTATTTGAGTCTCTCGAACAATGCTTAAAAGAAACAGATCCTATTCTTTGAGCAATCTCAAAGCAGTCCGTTAAAATAGTTGTACTTGGAATCGAAATATCTCCCTCTCCATTGCAAGCATCCACCAAAGCCATGTTATCTGATTCAACAATTGTTGGTGTGCACTTTATTTTCTCAAGTAATTCCAGCCCCCTCTTCAAAGCCAAATCTTCCGCTGTAGATACATCCAACATATTAGCCGACGGCCACACTCCTCCCGCCATCGCTGCACCTTTTGAATCTCGGATCACAGCCGCTACCGCACCAAAACCTGAGGGGAAGAAACATGCATCAACATTCATTTTATAAGACCTTGGTGGGGGTTTTGTCCATCCATTTTCCTTCGGAGCTGTCACATGTGATGACGCCCCATAATTTGCTGTGATTGCCTGGATCGAGAAAACCAAAAAATTTACAGGAGCCAGTAGACGCTTATTTAGACGCTTCAGCGGAGATCGAATTGGAAATTAATCCTAGCGTGAGTGTAAGAGGTTGCAGCTCCAACACACGCATCATATTTCTAGGCGCTTGTTTACCTAAATAATTACCCCGATTTTTCTGCTGAAGTCAACAAGCGCCCGACTCAACAACTTGCATCGACCCGTGCAAATTAGCACCCATCGCCAGGATTGCTGGTCATAACTGCCTACGTTCCGGGATTGGAATCCTAGCGCCTCAGAATAGGCGCCCGCGATGTACATGCTCTTAGAAGTTCACAACTAAGCTACTCTCGTCTACCAAGTTGTTGTAACATAAACATCATTTTTCTGGCCTTGCGTCTTCAAGGGGGTGACGGCAAAGCTTGATGTTTGATGTCATTATGGGATATGTCGGTGTTTTGATTTCAATGATGAAGTCACTAGCGGAGAATGTTATAGCGGTTGAGGTATAAAGATTAGTACTGGCGGATTGTGTGTTCAGGACGATGAGAACTTTGCTTGGTGTTTCTTGACATGTAGCAGTAGCATTGGCAACATAGGGGCGGCAGGACAAGAGAAGTACATAgtcttttctttcaaatcaaggtctagtattaattggttgtgcctagcaataatactgttgaagacattgttttgagatgGGGCATTTGCTCCAGAGTGAAATCCAAGGTCTAACTTTTTAATTGATTGTGCCTAGAAGTGACCTTGTTGAATGCTTTATTTTGAGAGGGTGGCCGCCGGGTATTGTCTTGGTATTGATCTGTTTATATGCTACAGATACATGTGGAAAATATATACATGCTCATGGGCGCCAAGCACCCATGACATTTTTTAAAAATAACGATTCAAAAAGAGCAAAAAAATCAATTTTTTTAGGAATCAAAGAGGATCAAGTATTGTATGTTTAGGTTCGAAATAATTCTCAATTTTGTTTTTTTTGCAGGATACAATGGAAATTACTTGAGCCCAAATAATTTTATACGAACATACTTTATCATATTTTGTTTCCAAAAGGgttcagatttttttaaaaaaaaatcaaattaccAAATTTTTTGGATTTTATGGAGTTGCATAGCACACATGTCCCAAAAATTCGCGCATGTTCAGTTACAAGTCACTAGTGTGTGGATAATTAAGAATGGAGTCAGTAGACCTTCTACATTCTAGCACCAAGGTGTAAATGCTAAAGTTATAGCTTGCTTCAGAAAGCACTAACTAATCACACTTAACAAGTGCCAAATTTGTTGCCGGTTTAGAGCATCAAACTTTTTCTTTTTTATTGGGAAAACATACATATTGATTTTTGCATGAAAAGAATACACAAACAGGGACCATAGTAACAAAAATAAGTACACAAAATTGTAGGTCTTTTCgattttctctcttttttatacACTCTTTATCCAGGATAATATAAGGGTAAATCACTTGTTTTCCGTGCAAAAAGAAGGGTAAATCACTTGTTTGAAACATTTCCGAAAGGGCCTTCTCCACGAAGTAAGATCCAGATGATCGTACTTAGAGAAAGTTAATCTTCTAACATCACCATTGATGTCAACAAAGATATCTCGTCATTGGACAAAAAGCCGAATATCATTTATTGAAGACGATGTCATCTCTATtagagcaagtttaatagtagAGCCAACTGTTGGCTATAAGACAACTGCAATGTCATCTATAGTCATTGTAGAGCCTAAGAGCCAACATgtataatagtgagctataaaattgtACTACTTTATCTATGTTGGCCCATCATTCACTCTCacatagtgcctaggagcacatgctagagctggctcttgcataagagcccactcatcttctctctcctcctctctcttccaactaagcaataatatattattttaatccttatagccagctgactagggtttattgtacttgctcttactatTAAGGAAAAACAGAAGACGGTTGCCAAATCTCTAACATAATCTATTTAAAACATCATTTTTTATTGAAATCGGGCTTCTCACCCTTCCAATGCTAGCAAGGCCGACCGAACGAGAAGGAACTGACATGTAGCGAAGGCAAACATGGAGATAGGCGGGGGGATTTAAAGAGGCAGCCAGGAGGGAAACACGAGACCTGTCGACACGCACGACGGGCTACTAATATCGGAATAGTTGAACCATGTGAGAAGAAAAAAGGATAATCGTTTCATTTGTTCTTCTAGCTAGACTAGTTTTCATTACACGCACACGTTGAGATCACATTAAACAACACTTCAAGTTCAACGAACAGGAGAAGAATCACATTGTTGTCATCATGCAAATCAAAGACGTTGCTGTCGCCAGAGATAGTACAATGACACCTAAAATAAATGAAGATAATTACGTGTTACGTGTAATCATTGGGTCCCTCCGCTTAATCAGCTTGAGTTAGTTGGTACTTTGCCGTCGGCGCGCTCGGCTCCACAGCGGCACATCGTCTCACAATCACCGGACTGCTGAGAGTGTGTTTCACGCGTCACGTGGTTCAAAACATTTTTTGTTTATATAGAGAGAAGTACAATTTACCCCCTTAAACTTGTCTCAAAGTTCAGCTTACAACCCTCAACTTTATTTTGGTTCAACTTTCAACCCTGCATTCTGAAAACGGTTGAAAACCACCCCTTGCATTGTATTAAGCTGGTTTTTTTTTGTACCATGTATGTTGTATATTGATGAGTTAGCATAGTATATAGGAAGAAAAACCGCTAACCGGCGAGAAAAACCGGTTCAATACATGTCAAAAAAGGGTAGAAGGTCCAATTCCGAACGGTTTATAGAATTCAGGGTTGAAGATTGAACCAAAGTAAAGTTAAAGGTTGTAATCTGAACTTTGAGACGAGTTTAGGGGGGTAAATTGGACTTCTCCCGTTTATATATTATATACACCCAAGTTTTTACCTATATGTTTCCAACTACTCGTATATAGGGTTTGACACAAAGCTAGAAACTTGTCAAGCTAAACACTGCTTCACTTGTTTAATTGAGCTCGTTAGAGTAACCAAACAAAGCTAACAGTAATTTTAGCTTGATTCCTTGACGAGCTAAGCAAGCAAGCCGGCGACTCTCTCGAGCAGCTCGTTAATTCGGAACCCATCTAACTTTTTCTTTTTTATAAAGGGAACATATATATTAATATCCAGAGATACCAAATACACCTaatctctgcaacaacgcaatgccctaatggcagtacggatccatacaacaaaaaaaaactacGAAATAAAAATCCTGCCATAGCATTCCagccctaacaacaacaatacaaccACTACCAAGACAACAACTGAATTTCAGACTCTTCAAAAGCAACGCCTCCAAGAAGAGAACAGTGTACcatcgccgtcgtcgcccgatcaaagatcttaggttttcatctTGAAGATAGTCCGTGTTTTCAAAATAATGCCTTGaataaggtcattgccaggcacaacccatCTAACTGATAAAGTTAAAATGGCCAAAACATCCCAAAGGCCCAGCCAAACTAATGAGGCTCCAACGGTCCCACCCGAACGTTGCGTAAGTACCATTGTACCAAATTCCATTTAACTTCCTCCTCCTCAATCATTAATCTCCTCCTTGATTCCTCTCCCTCCCGGTCTCGTCTCTTGACATCAGCGGCGGCAACGACGCACGCCTACTTTCTAGCTCAATGGAAGGAAGGGTGGAAGAAGGTGTCCTCGAAGGTGACTTATGCTTTTGCGATGCTAGTGCAGCCAATGACCGTTTCAACAGCGGCGATGCCTCAAAGTGCACTTGCACGGCTGCACCTACTGCGTGTTGGTCGAACCTTGATCGTAATGAGCATCCCGTGATCTCTTGCAAGCACATAATGAATGGAGCCAAACAATGATTTCCGCTTGTTATTCTTAACGAGCATGAACTTAACAAGCCGAGAAACGAAATATGTACCTTGCTATATGGCAATTATCCAACATTAGTTAGCTAAACAAGTGAAGTACCTCACGagacttgttttatttttctaaaacgACTTAGAGAAATCAAAAGGTTCATCCATAAATTGTCCTAGGGATGTAAATTGGTCAAAATTGGGCCATGGTGAGCCAATCCTTCCAACACGTCGCACCACACAAATAGCGATGAAGCTAGACAATGCATCAGCACCCAAAGAGTATTGACTAACAATTGCATGCCCTATATTGCTACAGGCGAAGACTTATGCAATATGTGGCAGTGCATCGTTCAAGATGCAAACAATGATCGACGGTTTTGGGGACTTCAGCACTAGCGGCAGTGTGTGGCGGTCCGCAATACCATCTTCTCCGAACTAGAAGATGCCCAATTCCGCCCTTCTTTGCGAAGTTGGATTCTCTCTTCCAGTGGTGTCCGTGTTCTGTCTATTTGGATGGAATCTATGCTGGCGTTTGTTTGGTGGTGTCAGTTGTAATATTTTGTCTCGCGTTCGTCGGTTGTGGTCTTGGGCTGATGTGAGCCGAGACTTGGGCTTGTAAAAAACTTCTATCTATCAATGCTATGAAGCACAAACTTTTGCGTTTTCTCGAGAAAAAAACACATCGATGATCATCAATTCATCGAAGATGGAGTCTTAATGTTGATAACTTGTTGAACTCTCACGAATTTAATGTAAGAttctgccccaattgactctctttTACGAATCAAAGTTGGGGTTTGGGGATCACGGTGATGAAATGCTTTTTGTTGGACAATTTTGGTGTTATTTTGGATGATTATGACTGTATTTTTGGGTGTTGTGATGATCGTTGAAGCTTTAGCCTCTTAGAGTATTGAGTTGATAAATGCATGACATAAAAGGGGGTCGAGGTTTAGTGTACAAGATTGTTAAACTACTCATAGGTAGTAACATCTATTCTAGGAAAATAATATTATGTGTCTAGTAATCAAAGAGGAGAGCATGTCTTGAAAAGTAAGATTAAGAGAGCATTCATGCAGGGGCGTAGGGAGGGGCGAGCAGGGgtcagacccccccccccccccccctactaATGATCCACCCCCATATGGTATGGAGATGGCATTTAGAACTAATATGATGACTACATGTAGTTACTATCTGGCCATTAGCAAAGGCTTATAGACCTAACTTATAAACACACAACATGGTGAATGGTCCAAGCACAAGAAGATTGGCCCACAACTGGAGAATTGCCTAGAGCGTGAGTGAATTAGACGCACATCATGCACTAGATCCGGCGATCTAGGAATTCTGCCTCCATTCTTATTCGGCACCGATCAATTCCAATCAATTATTTCGCTGCCTGCGCTAGAGCTTCGATGGAGAAGGCTTTACTCCCGTGCGTGACCTAGCGATCTGCCAATCATATCCACCTCTTGtcctgaatctcactcctggcctCCTCGACCTAACCTTCACGGCTCATCCTTCGCAACTAACATGAGCGATGAGGTATGTATATCCTACATATATATTATCAGTTTCGGCAGTTGATTGTTCAAGTTAAAGATATTTTTAGATCCATCAAAATTTGTGAAGCCATTTCTTCACAAATTAGTGACAACTTTCTTCACGTGACTTTCTACATTAGGTATAGAATAGTTGTATAGTATAAAATTTGACTATAATATTCGCTTGTGCGATGTGTCTGCTTGGTGTTTCTCGAATAAGACTTTTGCCACACTTCTTTAAATAAAGAAACCACGACCATACATATGAAGttc
It includes:
- the LOC127294679 gene encoding uncharacterized protein yields the protein MVVRFRLLLLLRACSLLFLELPSASASVSGKPTVHDDLDPAQVTNPAMPITVPSTNPAPTIITVPSTNPTIPIPSLNPLPTPIPAPSTDPTTTLPLPTPSTSAPAAPAVTNPVTTPSTFPPSAPFTNPAANPMVPAIGSTPPTVPVTTPVTAPAASGQQSWCVAKAGSAKAALQDALDYACGIGGADCSPIQPSGSCYYPNTLEAHASYAFNSYYQKNPAPTSCNFGGAAMLANANPSSGTCVLASSMSSPTSSTAGYNPGSTAPTTPSTNPVTGASGSDPGSSVLNASGSGISGSSDFGPGFPGEGNNSNSWRSILPSGWSWAGLFSMIALPYVGGLF